In Streptomyces sp. NBC_01551, one DNA window encodes the following:
- a CDS encoding class I SAM-dependent methyltransferase, whose product MTPTPTATLVARDWAEIQERMLVPLYEAVYDRLEVGPGDRLLGLECGAGLPLLLAAGRGALATGVEADPARRALARERLLEVMAAPPAPRVPYDVLLAFSPRPAELARALPAVRRGGAVVLADWGPAERCTVPQVLGGGPVARDLDAVVASAGLVPDGSGRVFCPFGYADVDSAVRGLLSTGLYRCADPALAEKELAEALHPYERGDGAVWLPNIFRYVIARVA is encoded by the coding sequence ATGACACCGACGCCGACGGCGACGCTCGTCGCCCGGGACTGGGCGGAGATCCAGGAACGGATGCTGGTACCGCTGTACGAAGCGGTCTACGACCGGCTGGAGGTCGGGCCGGGCGACCGGCTGCTGGGCCTCGAATGCGGGGCCGGGCTGCCCCTCCTGCTGGCCGCGGGGCGGGGAGCCCTGGCCACGGGTGTGGAGGCCGATCCGGCCCGCAGGGCGCTGGCCCGCGAGCGGCTGCTGGAGGTGATGGCGGCTCCCCCCGCGCCCCGGGTCCCGTACGACGTGCTGCTGGCCTTCTCGCCGCGCCCGGCCGAGCTGGCCCGGGCCCTGCCGGCGGTCCGGCGGGGCGGGGCGGTGGTGCTGGCCGACTGGGGCCCGGCGGAGCGGTGCACGGTGCCTCAGGTACTGGGCGGCGGGCCGGTGGCGCGGGACCTGGACGCGGTGGTGGCGTCGGCGGGGTTGGTGCCGGACGGGTCGGGGCGGGTGTTCTGCCCGTTCGGGTACGCGGACGTGGACAGCGCGGTGCGGGGGCTGCTGTCGACGGGCCTCTACCGGTGCGCCGATCCCGCGCTCGCGGAGAAGGAGCTGGCCGAGGCGCTTCACCCGTACGAGCGCGGCGACGGCGCCGTGTGGCTGCCGAACATCTTTCGGTACGTGATCGCCCGGGTGGCGTGA
- the ftsH gene encoding ATP-dependent zinc metalloprotease FtsH, with protein sequence MPTPTPVPPRERADTPWRSEGAPPSPPPKKRMPGWRWLVLAALIVYLVTNLVLSFFNEGDEPVISYTEFSKQVADGNVSKIYSKGDAIQGQLKAKQPLPDGDKGDYTKFVTQRPAFADDQLWANLSKHDVTVTASPVVVQRSFLANLLLSLAPILVLVLLWVLIARRMGGMGGMGGLGRKAPPKPVELEGGRRTTFEDVAGIDEVKGELNDVVDFLRNPQQYRKMGARMPGGVLLAGPPGTGKTLLARAVAGEAGVPFFSASASEFIEMIVGVGASRVRELFSEARKVAPSIVFIDEIDTIGRARGGGAAMGGHDEREQTLNQILTEMDGFSGSEGVVVLAATNRPDVLDPALTRPGRFDRTVSVSPPDRPGREAILRIHTRDIPRGPDVDLDQVARTTPGMTGADLANLANEAALLAVKRTQDRVTQADFMDALEKVQLGAARSLVMPEEERRRTAYHESGHALLGMLQPGADPVRKITIVPRGRALGVTLSTPDADRYAYTEDYLRGRIIGALGGMAAEQIVFDVITTGAENDLEQVTNLVRGMVGRWGMSERVGRLTAIPADAQSPYGLSAAPATLDVVDHEMRRIVDECYQEAVRLLGEHRPKLDALAQALLANETLDEPAAYAAAGIPRLTKNADS encoded by the coding sequence GTGCCCACCCCTACCCCCGTGCCCCCGCGCGAACGGGCCGACACGCCCTGGCGCTCGGAAGGCGCTCCGCCCAGCCCGCCGCCGAAGAAGCGGATGCCCGGCTGGCGGTGGCTGGTCCTCGCCGCCCTGATCGTCTACCTGGTGACCAACCTCGTCCTGTCCTTCTTCAACGAGGGCGACGAGCCGGTCATCTCGTACACGGAGTTCAGCAAGCAGGTGGCCGACGGCAACGTCTCGAAGATCTACTCCAAGGGCGACGCCATCCAGGGCCAGCTGAAGGCCAAGCAGCCCCTCCCGGACGGCGACAAGGGCGACTACACGAAGTTCGTCACCCAGCGCCCGGCCTTCGCCGACGACCAGCTGTGGGCCAACCTCAGCAAGCACGACGTCACGGTGACGGCCTCACCCGTCGTCGTCCAGCGCAGCTTCCTGGCCAACCTGCTGCTCTCGCTGGCCCCGATCCTCGTGCTGGTCCTCCTGTGGGTCCTGATCGCCCGGCGCATGGGCGGCATGGGCGGCATGGGAGGGCTGGGCCGCAAGGCGCCGCCCAAGCCCGTCGAGCTGGAGGGCGGCCGGCGCACCACCTTCGAGGACGTGGCCGGAATCGACGAGGTCAAGGGCGAGCTCAACGACGTCGTGGACTTCCTCAGGAACCCGCAGCAGTACCGGAAGATGGGGGCCCGGATGCCCGGCGGAGTCCTGCTGGCCGGACCGCCCGGCACCGGCAAGACCCTCCTGGCCCGCGCGGTCGCAGGCGAGGCCGGGGTGCCGTTCTTCTCCGCCTCCGCCTCCGAGTTCATCGAGATGATCGTCGGCGTGGGCGCCTCCCGGGTCCGCGAGCTCTTCTCCGAGGCGCGCAAGGTGGCCCCCTCGATCGTCTTCATCGACGAGATCGACACCATCGGCCGGGCCCGCGGCGGCGGCGCCGCCATGGGCGGCCACGACGAGCGCGAACAGACCCTCAACCAGATCCTCACCGAGATGGACGGCTTCTCCGGCTCGGAGGGCGTGGTCGTCCTGGCCGCCACCAACCGGCCCGACGTCCTGGACCCGGCGCTCACCCGCCCCGGCCGCTTCGACCGCACGGTGTCGGTCTCCCCGCCGGACCGGCCCGGCCGCGAGGCCATCCTGCGGATCCACACCCGTGACATCCCGCGGGGACCCGACGTCGACCTCGACCAGGTGGCCCGCACCACCCCCGGCATGACCGGCGCCGACCTGGCGAACCTCGCCAACGAGGCCGCCCTCCTCGCCGTGAAGCGCACGCAGGACCGGGTCACCCAGGCGGACTTCATGGACGCCCTGGAGAAGGTCCAGCTGGGCGCGGCGCGTTCGCTCGTCATGCCGGAGGAGGAGCGCCGCCGCACCGCGTACCACGAGAGCGGCCACGCGCTGCTGGGCATGCTCCAGCCGGGCGCCGACCCGGTCCGCAAGATCACGATCGTCCCGCGGGGCCGGGCGCTCGGCGTCACCCTCTCGACGCCGGACGCGGACCGGTACGCGTACACCGAGGACTACCTCCGCGGCCGCATCATCGGCGCCCTGGGCGGCATGGCGGCCGAGCAGATCGTCTTCGACGTCATCACCACGGGCGCGGAGAACGACCTCGAACAGGTCACCAACCTCGTGCGCGGCATGGTCGGCCGCTGGGGCATGAGCGAGCGCGTAGGCCGGCTGACCGCGATCCCGGCGGACGCCCAGAGTCCGTACGGGCTCTCCGCCGCCCCCGCAACCCTCGACGTCGTCGACCACGAGATGCGGCGCATCGTCGACGAGTGCTACCAGGAGGCCGTCCGGCTGCTGGGCGAGCACCGCCCGAAGCTGGACGCCCTGGCGCAGGCGCTCCTGGCCAACGAGACCCTGGACGAACCGGCCGCCTACGCCGCCGCCGGGATCCCGCGCCTGACCAAGAACGCCGACTCCTAG